A genomic segment from Vespula pensylvanica isolate Volc-1 chromosome 25, ASM1446617v1, whole genome shotgun sequence encodes:
- the LOC122637334 gene encoding beta-alanine-activating enzyme isoform X2, translating into MAQINKKQKLCHNVSDKSITLIDIINWNYLNNVAIEYHDLNKIYTIKYAELNEARNKIVSILKCIENFEFIGIGIDVPEYCIPALILGIITKDNTEMICKFNIHGEYLYLSKMKQAQEQYIQNVESGYVYAIATSGSTAEEKICKVLHSCIVPNIIDLKLILSITESDKILQLTSFTFDPSIIEIFLSFHSGSTMLMISKQIKNDVDRLLDIIFWNNVTILQSTPSLFFHRWSTERISNTILGKDSPLRIILLGGEPFPKIDLLLAIKHFENRTEFFNIYGITEVSCWASINKITWIDKEIESSYLGTVLSETIFQVRNEDDSIVSKGDGHLYIGSNSRLCIVDNEVLQNMKRPVFRNTGDIVHIDNKGRIFYKGRQNEIIKRYGNKLNLLRLNETISELHFVRNCYSWWDVERHKLHLCIRAITNGTALYELKKEVMSHLEKLPDIYKPDKIHFIKNIKLTANGKICTKFLQKICMQDRITSSSHRDAVEKSFESVWNNYLNSKTNGFLKLGGTSIMALQISTEICELLNTQFPNLIGMLLKDATFEECLTYLKNILLFNTRNEINVPTSYTPIHTYVTMHKPLSNNAYKINEEDICLWQKCKGKTYIHLSSNDQILKFDKKAMFNIRVKNTFDLLKCVDASPTVFQYNKRTFVTVGSHSGMICTVELKAEDNSVVYKIQLPNRIESSVVVLDNFKGIVGCYDGHIYCFYLKTGDIIWKYQTKDIIKCTALLSESQNKLYIGSYDNNVYCLSTENGTKIWSVKASNGSISASGCLHSATETVLFGTLDGSCVAINQSKGDIFWRNKLMNPIFVSPITLHNGFVLFCSVGGTLICFDIQADIKLWTYQINSNIFAYPITQYDPIKNCENIIIGSLGKSIYYLELNSSIENTGPVLKYIKNVLSPIYATPWCEDDYMCIACTDGTLYICKLSQGDILSSIKLGGEIFSSPVLANGLITVGCRDNNLYVLEQCKMNE; encoded by the exons Atgg cacaaataaataaaaagcaaaagttATGTCATAATGTAAGTGACAAATCAATAACTTTAATTGACATAATTAATTGGAATTATCTAAATAACGTAGCAATAGAGTAtcatgatttaaataaaatttatacaattaaatatgCGGAACTTAATGAAGCAAGGAATAAAATTGTGTCAATATTAAAGtgtatagaaaattttgaatttattgGTATTGGTATTGATGTTCCTGAATATTGCATACCTGCGTTAATACTAGG AATAATTACTAAAG ATAATACAGAAATGATTTGTAAATTTAACATACATggagaatatttatatctatccaAAATGAAACAAGCGCAAgaacaatatatacaaaatgttgAAAGCGGTTATGTTTACGCTATTGCGACATCAGGATCAACTgctgaagaaaaaatttgtaaagtaCTTCATTCTTGTATAGTACCTAACATAATAgatttaaaattgattctCTCTATCACAGAATCTGATAAAATTCTACAATTGACAAGTTTTACATTTGATCCTAgtataatcgaaatatttttaagttttcATTCAGGCAGTACAATGTTGATGATAtcgaaacaaattaaaaatgatgttGATAG GCTTttggatataatattttggaaTAATGTAACTATATTACAAAGCACACcatcgttattttttcatagatGGTCTACTGAACGTATTTCCAACACAATTCTTGGAAAAGATAGTCCATTGAGAATTATTCTTTTGGGTGGTGAACCTTTTCCCAAAATAGATTTACTTCTTGCAATTAAACACTTTGAAAACAGGACtgaattttttaacatatatgGAATAACCGAGGTATCATGTTGGGCCAGTATTAATAAGATTACatggatagataaagaaatagaatcaTCTTATCTTGGTACAGTCTTATCTGAAACTATATTTCAAGTTAGAAATGAAGATGATAGTATAGTGTCAAAAGGAGATGGTCATCTTTATATCG GAAGCAATAGTAGATTATGTATTGTTGATAATGAAGTTTtgcaaaatatgaaaagacCTGTATTTCGTAATACTGGTGATATTGTACAt atcgataataaaggacgaatattttataaaggaagacaaaatgaaataataaaacgatatggaaataaattaaatttgttaagaCTCAATGAAACTATTAGCGAATTACATTTTGTACGTAATTGTTATTCTTGGTGGGACGTGGAGAGACATAAATTACATTTGTGTATACGTGCTATAACAAATGGAACTGCTttgtatgaattaaaaaaggaagtaatgtcgcatttagaaaaattaccTGACATTTATAAACCTGACAAAATccattttatcaaaaatattaaacttacAGCGAATGGAAAGATTTGTACTAAGTTTTTACAGAAAATATGTATGCAAGATAGAATTACATCGAGTAGTCATCGAGATGCAGTTGAAAAGAGTTTTGAAAGTGTAtggaataattatttgaattctAAAACTAatggatttttaaaattagGTGGAACTTCTATCATGGCTCTCCAAATTTCAACAGAAATCTGTGAACTTTTAAATACTCAATTTCCAAATTTAATTGGCATGCTACTTAAAGATGCTACATTTGAAGAATGTTTAacatatcttaaaaatattttattgtttaatacACGCAATGAAATCAATGTTCCAACTAGTTATACacctatacatacgtatgtaactATGCATAAACCACTTTCGAATAAtgcttataaaataaatgaagaagatatatgtttatggcaaaaatgtaaaggaaaaacgtacatacatttatcATCTAATGATCAAATATTaaagtttgataaaaaagCAATGTTTAATATTCGTGTTAAAAATACATTCGATTTACTTAAATGTGTAGATGCATCACCAACTGTATTTCAATATAA CAAAAGAACATTTGTTACTGTTGGTTCGCATTCAGGCATGATTTGCACTGTTGAACTTAAGGCAGAAGATAATAGTGtcgtatataaaattcaacttCCAAATAGAATTGAATCTTCAGTTGTAGTTTTAGATAACTTTAAAGGTATCGTTG GATGTTATGATGGtcatatttattgtttttatttaaagacaGGCGATATTATTTGGAAATATCaaacaaaagatataataaaatgtacaGCTCTATTATCTGAAtcacaaaataaattatacattggATCTTATGATAATAATGTGTACTGCCTTTCTACCGAA aatGGAACCAAAATTTGGAGCGTGAAAGCCAGCAATGGAAGTATTTCAGCCAGTGGATGCTTACATTCGGCAACAGAAACAGTATTATTTGGAACTTTAGACGGTTCTTGCGTAgcaataaatcaatcaaaagGAGATATTTTTTGGAGAAATAAACTAATGAATCCTATATTTGTATCACCTATTACACTGCATAATGGATTTGTATTGTTTTGTTCTGTAGGAGGTACATTAATCTGTTTTGATATTCAGGCTGATATAAAG ttatGGACATACCAAATAAATAGcaatatatttgcatatcCGATAACACAATATGatccaataaaaaattgtgaaaatattattatcggaTCTTTaggaaaaagtatatattatctgGAATTAAATTCTTCTATAGAAAATACAGGACCAGttttaaagtatattaaaaatgtactcTCACCAATTTATGCCACTCCTTGGTGCGAAGATGATTACATGTGCATTGCTTGTACAGAtggtacattatatatatgtaaacttTCTCAAGGAGATATATTATCGAGTATAAAACTTGGTGGTGAAATTTTTTCATCGCCAGTTTTGGCAAATGGATTGATCACGGTTGGATGTAGGGATAATAATCTCTATGTTTTGGAGCAATgcaaaatgaatgaatga
- the LOC122637334 gene encoding beta-alanine-activating enzyme isoform X1: MAQINKKQKLCHNVSDKSITLIDIINWNYLNNVAIEYHDLNKIYTIKYAELNEARNKIVSILKCIENFEFIGIGIDVPEYCIPALILGIITKGFGFVNLPSDAIMYTKFLSTLHIKYIFLWHPIDNTEMICKFNIHGEYLYLSKMKQAQEQYIQNVESGYVYAIATSGSTAEEKICKVLHSCIVPNIIDLKLILSITESDKILQLTSFTFDPSIIEIFLSFHSGSTMLMISKQIKNDVDRLLDIIFWNNVTILQSTPSLFFHRWSTERISNTILGKDSPLRIILLGGEPFPKIDLLLAIKHFENRTEFFNIYGITEVSCWASINKITWIDKEIESSYLGTVLSETIFQVRNEDDSIVSKGDGHLYIGSNSRLCIVDNEVLQNMKRPVFRNTGDIVHIDNKGRIFYKGRQNEIIKRYGNKLNLLRLNETISELHFVRNCYSWWDVERHKLHLCIRAITNGTALYELKKEVMSHLEKLPDIYKPDKIHFIKNIKLTANGKICTKFLQKICMQDRITSSSHRDAVEKSFESVWNNYLNSKTNGFLKLGGTSIMALQISTEICELLNTQFPNLIGMLLKDATFEECLTYLKNILLFNTRNEINVPTSYTPIHTYVTMHKPLSNNAYKINEEDICLWQKCKGKTYIHLSSNDQILKFDKKAMFNIRVKNTFDLLKCVDASPTVFQYNKRTFVTVGSHSGMICTVELKAEDNSVVYKIQLPNRIESSVVVLDNFKGIVGCYDGHIYCFYLKTGDIIWKYQTKDIIKCTALLSESQNKLYIGSYDNNVYCLSTENGTKIWSVKASNGSISASGCLHSATETVLFGTLDGSCVAINQSKGDIFWRNKLMNPIFVSPITLHNGFVLFCSVGGTLICFDIQADIKLWTYQINSNIFAYPITQYDPIKNCENIIIGSLGKSIYYLELNSSIENTGPVLKYIKNVLSPIYATPWCEDDYMCIACTDGTLYICKLSQGDILSSIKLGGEIFSSPVLANGLITVGCRDNNLYVLEQCKMNE, encoded by the exons Atgg cacaaataaataaaaagcaaaagttATGTCATAATGTAAGTGACAAATCAATAACTTTAATTGACATAATTAATTGGAATTATCTAAATAACGTAGCAATAGAGTAtcatgatttaaataaaatttatacaattaaatatgCGGAACTTAATGAAGCAAGGAATAAAATTGTGTCAATATTAAAGtgtatagaaaattttgaatttattgGTATTGGTATTGATGTTCCTGAATATTGCATACCTGCGTTAATACTAGG AATAATTACTAAAGGTTTTGGTTTTGTTAATTTACCTTCAGACGCTATCATGTATAccaaatttttatctactttgcacataaaatatatttttctatggcATCCCATAGATAATACAGAAATGATTTGTAAATTTAACATACATggagaatatttatatctatccaAAATGAAACAAGCGCAAgaacaatatatacaaaatgttgAAAGCGGTTATGTTTACGCTATTGCGACATCAGGATCAACTgctgaagaaaaaatttgtaaagtaCTTCATTCTTGTATAGTACCTAACATAATAgatttaaaattgattctCTCTATCACAGAATCTGATAAAATTCTACAATTGACAAGTTTTACATTTGATCCTAgtataatcgaaatatttttaagttttcATTCAGGCAGTACAATGTTGATGATAtcgaaacaaattaaaaatgatgttGATAG GCTTttggatataatattttggaaTAATGTAACTATATTACAAAGCACACcatcgttattttttcatagatGGTCTACTGAACGTATTTCCAACACAATTCTTGGAAAAGATAGTCCATTGAGAATTATTCTTTTGGGTGGTGAACCTTTTCCCAAAATAGATTTACTTCTTGCAATTAAACACTTTGAAAACAGGACtgaattttttaacatatatgGAATAACCGAGGTATCATGTTGGGCCAGTATTAATAAGATTACatggatagataaagaaatagaatcaTCTTATCTTGGTACAGTCTTATCTGAAACTATATTTCAAGTTAGAAATGAAGATGATAGTATAGTGTCAAAAGGAGATGGTCATCTTTATATCG GAAGCAATAGTAGATTATGTATTGTTGATAATGAAGTTTtgcaaaatatgaaaagacCTGTATTTCGTAATACTGGTGATATTGTACAt atcgataataaaggacgaatattttataaaggaagacaaaatgaaataataaaacgatatggaaataaattaaatttgttaagaCTCAATGAAACTATTAGCGAATTACATTTTGTACGTAATTGTTATTCTTGGTGGGACGTGGAGAGACATAAATTACATTTGTGTATACGTGCTATAACAAATGGAACTGCTttgtatgaattaaaaaaggaagtaatgtcgcatttagaaaaattaccTGACATTTATAAACCTGACAAAATccattttatcaaaaatattaaacttacAGCGAATGGAAAGATTTGTACTAAGTTTTTACAGAAAATATGTATGCAAGATAGAATTACATCGAGTAGTCATCGAGATGCAGTTGAAAAGAGTTTTGAAAGTGTAtggaataattatttgaattctAAAACTAatggatttttaaaattagGTGGAACTTCTATCATGGCTCTCCAAATTTCAACAGAAATCTGTGAACTTTTAAATACTCAATTTCCAAATTTAATTGGCATGCTACTTAAAGATGCTACATTTGAAGAATGTTTAacatatcttaaaaatattttattgtttaatacACGCAATGAAATCAATGTTCCAACTAGTTATACacctatacatacgtatgtaactATGCATAAACCACTTTCGAATAAtgcttataaaataaatgaagaagatatatgtttatggcaaaaatgtaaaggaaaaacgtacatacatttatcATCTAATGATCAAATATTaaagtttgataaaaaagCAATGTTTAATATTCGTGTTAAAAATACATTCGATTTACTTAAATGTGTAGATGCATCACCAACTGTATTTCAATATAA CAAAAGAACATTTGTTACTGTTGGTTCGCATTCAGGCATGATTTGCACTGTTGAACTTAAGGCAGAAGATAATAGTGtcgtatataaaattcaacttCCAAATAGAATTGAATCTTCAGTTGTAGTTTTAGATAACTTTAAAGGTATCGTTG GATGTTATGATGGtcatatttattgtttttatttaaagacaGGCGATATTATTTGGAAATATCaaacaaaagatataataaaatgtacaGCTCTATTATCTGAAtcacaaaataaattatacattggATCTTATGATAATAATGTGTACTGCCTTTCTACCGAA aatGGAACCAAAATTTGGAGCGTGAAAGCCAGCAATGGAAGTATTTCAGCCAGTGGATGCTTACATTCGGCAACAGAAACAGTATTATTTGGAACTTTAGACGGTTCTTGCGTAgcaataaatcaatcaaaagGAGATATTTTTTGGAGAAATAAACTAATGAATCCTATATTTGTATCACCTATTACACTGCATAATGGATTTGTATTGTTTTGTTCTGTAGGAGGTACATTAATCTGTTTTGATATTCAGGCTGATATAAAG ttatGGACATACCAAATAAATAGcaatatatttgcatatcCGATAACACAATATGatccaataaaaaattgtgaaaatattattatcggaTCTTTaggaaaaagtatatattatctgGAATTAAATTCTTCTATAGAAAATACAGGACCAGttttaaagtatattaaaaatgtactcTCACCAATTTATGCCACTCCTTGGTGCGAAGATGATTACATGTGCATTGCTTGTACAGAtggtacattatatatatgtaaacttTCTCAAGGAGATATATTATCGAGTATAAAACTTGGTGGTGAAATTTTTTCATCGCCAGTTTTGGCAAATGGATTGATCACGGTTGGATGTAGGGATAATAATCTCTATGTTTTGGAGCAATgcaaaatgaatgaatga